Proteins encoded together in one Psychromonas sp. psych-6C06 window:
- a CDS encoding glutathione S-transferase family protein, whose protein sequence is MGLIIDGQWVDKWYDTKNSDGQFVRQDSAYRGSINNQANNPYQVEAGRYHLYVSLACPWAHRALIFRQLKGLTGIISVSVVEPEMLNKGWSFAEKGDDLYQLKQMYEIYLKGDSNYQGRVTVPVLWDKKTQTIVNNESSEIIRILNGAFNQLTDNHDDYYPDPLQSEIDEVNQFIYDDINNGVYKAGFATSQAVYESAYHRLFERLDWLELRLSQQRYLVGEQITEADWRLFTTLIRFDAVYHGHFKCNRQTLASFKHISGYLRELYQIEGVAETVNFEHIKTHYYYSHDMINPTRIIPAGPWVDFNQAHNREAL, encoded by the coding sequence ATGGGATTAATTATAGATGGACAGTGGGTTGATAAATGGTATGACACAAAAAATAGCGATGGACAATTTGTACGCCAAGACAGTGCTTATCGAGGTTCAATTAATAACCAAGCAAATAATCCTTATCAGGTAGAAGCGGGGCGCTATCATCTTTATGTGTCACTCGCTTGCCCTTGGGCGCATCGTGCATTGATATTTCGTCAACTTAAGGGGCTAACTGGCATTATTTCTGTGTCGGTTGTTGAGCCTGAAATGCTTAATAAAGGCTGGTCATTTGCAGAAAAAGGAGATGATCTTTACCAGCTAAAGCAGATGTATGAAATCTATCTAAAAGGCGATTCAAACTACCAAGGGCGTGTTACTGTGCCGGTATTGTGGGACAAAAAAACGCAGACTATTGTTAATAATGAGTCGAGTGAGATAATTCGTATACTCAATGGTGCGTTTAACCAACTAACGGATAATCACGATGATTATTATCCTGATCCATTACAGAGTGAAATCGATGAGGTGAATCAATTTATCTATGATGATATCAATAATGGCGTTTATAAAGCGGGGTTTGCGACGTCTCAGGCGGTCTATGAAAGCGCATACCATCGCTTATTTGAGCGATTAGATTGGTTAGAGCTTCGTTTATCACAACAACGTTATTTAGTTGGTGAGCAAATCACAGAGGCAGATTGGCGCCTGTTTACAACCTTGATTCGCTTTGACGCCGTTTATCATGGACATTTTAAATGTAACCGTCAGACCTTAGCGAGTTTTAAACATATTAGTGGCTATTTACGAGAGTTGTATCAAATTGAAGGCGTTGCTGAAACAGTGAATTTTGAGCATATTAAAACGCACTATTATTACAGCCACGATATGATAAATCCGACACGTATTATTCCCGCTGGGCCTTGGGTTGATTTTAATCAAGCCCACAACAGGGAAGCGTTATGA